One window of Blastocatellia bacterium genomic DNA carries:
- a CDS encoding NAD(P)(+) transhydrogenase (Re/Si-specific) subunit beta, with translation MSYFSEITYLLASILFIFGLKSLSHPDTARRGMNLAAIGMLTAIVGTLVRHEIVRFEWIIAGIIIGSLIGAAMSIWMPMTAMPQRTALSHAFGALAASLVGISEYARHGEALGTFKMTALGLEVMLGSLTVTGSLMAFIKLQDLIRGTPITYKGQNIFNITLFVVMIGLFVYLLFVPSTGVAFYTMVGLAFAFGVLLVLPIGAADMPVVMSLMNSYAGLAAAATGFAISNNVLIIAGTLDGFSGFILSILMCRAMNRSVTNVLFGAFGSDSAVQAVQAEGVMREVSPEDVAVQLAYARQVVFAPGYGMATAQAQHAVRELGDLLEKRGVSVKYAIHPVAGRMPGHMNVLLAESNVPYSQLYELEQINPEFPSTDVAVVIGANDVVNPDARDNPQSPIAGMPILEVDRAQSVIVLKRGKGKGFAGIENPLFFKPNTGMLYGDAKSSLTRLVQAVQEV, from the coding sequence ATGAGCTACTTCAGCGAGATCACTTACCTGCTAGCCTCCATCTTATTCATCTTCGGCCTCAAGAGCCTGAGCCACCCCGACACGGCGCGGCGCGGCATGAACCTCGCGGCGATTGGCATGCTCACGGCCATCGTCGGCACACTGGTGCGCCACGAGATCGTGCGCTTCGAGTGGATCATTGCCGGCATCATCATCGGCTCGCTGATCGGCGCGGCGATGTCTATCTGGATGCCGATGACGGCGATGCCGCAACGAACGGCGCTCTCGCATGCGTTCGGGGCGCTCGCCGCATCGCTGGTCGGCATCTCGGAATACGCGCGGCATGGCGAGGCGCTCGGCACCTTTAAGATGACCGCGCTCGGCCTCGAAGTCATGCTCGGCAGCCTGACGGTGACCGGCAGCCTGATGGCTTTCATCAAGCTGCAAGACTTGATTCGCGGCACGCCTATCACCTACAAGGGACAGAACATTTTTAACATCACGTTGTTTGTCGTGATGATCGGGCTGTTCGTTTACCTCTTGTTTGTGCCCTCGACCGGCGTGGCGTTTTACACGATGGTCGGCCTGGCGTTCGCCTTCGGCGTTCTGCTGGTGCTGCCGATTGGCGCGGCGGACATGCCGGTGGTGATGTCGCTGATGAACTCGTATGCGGGATTGGCGGCGGCAGCCACAGGCTTTGCGATATCGAATAATGTGTTGATCATCGCCGGCACGCTCGACGGCTTTTCGGGATTCATTCTATCAATCCTGATGTGCCGGGCGATGAACCGCTCGGTGACGAATGTGCTGTTCGGCGCTTTCGGCTCGGACTCGGCGGTTCAGGCGGTGCAGGCCGAAGGCGTGATGCGCGAGGTTTCTCCCGAAGACGTCGCCGTGCAATTAGCGTATGCCCGCCAGGTGGTCTTCGCGCCGGGATATGGCATGGCGACGGCGCAGGCACAGCATGCCGTCCGCGAGCTGGGCGACCTGCTCGAAAAGCGCGGCGTCAGCGTCAAGTATGCGATTCACCCTGTGGCAGGCCGCATGCCCGGTCACATGAATGTGTTGCTGGCCGAATCCAACGTGCCCTATTCGCAGTTGTACGAGCTGGAGCAGATTAACCCTGAGTTCCCCTCGACCGATGTCGCGGTCGTCATCGGCGCCAACGATGTCGTCAATCCTGATGCCCGCGACAATCCGCAAAGCCCGATTGCCGGCATGCCGATTTTAGAAGTTGACCGCGCGCAGTCGGTAATCGTCTTGAAGCGCGGCAAAGGCAAAGGCTTTGCCGGCATCGAAAACCCGCTCTTCTTCAAGCCGAACACCGGCATGCTCTATGGCGACGCCAAGTCGTCGCTGACCCGCCTGGTGCAGGCCGTCCAGGAAGTGTGA
- a CDS encoding NAD(P) transhydrogenase subunit alpha gives MQVVVVKESQASESRVALVPESVKKLVAANVRVAVESGSGRDAGASDESYTAAGADVSADRAALLGAADVLATVNAPSVEVIDQLKPGAVVIGFLRPLDEPQAMRPFVERQLSAFAMELVPRTTRAQAMDALSSMATVVGYKSVLMAAERLPRMFPMLTTAAGTVPPARVLVLGAGVAGLQAIATARRLGAVVEGFDIRAAAGEAVKSLGASFLELDLSGLQTEDAGGYAKEITEEAMERARALIAKAARTADVIVTSAQVPGRRAPLLVTDEAVAGMKRGSVIVDLAASTGGNCAATRAGEDVIKDGVQILAPLNLAATVAVHASQLYSRNLTSFLSLMIKDGALNMDMSDDIVAASCVAHEGRAVNARVAAALAGK, from the coding sequence ATGCAGGTCGTCGTCGTCAAAGAATCGCAGGCGAGCGAGTCGCGCGTCGCGCTCGTGCCTGAGTCGGTCAAGAAACTCGTCGCCGCAAACGTGCGGGTCGCCGTCGAAAGCGGCTCAGGCCGCGATGCCGGCGCAAGCGATGAAAGTTACACGGCCGCCGGGGCCGACGTGTCGGCGGATCGCGCCGCGCTGCTCGGCGCTGCCGACGTGCTGGCCACGGTCAACGCGCCATCCGTCGAAGTGATCGATCAATTGAAACCGGGGGCGGTAGTCATCGGCTTTCTGCGCCCGCTCGATGAGCCGCAAGCGATGCGCCCGTTTGTCGAGCGCCAGCTTTCGGCCTTCGCGATGGAGCTGGTGCCGCGAACGACGCGGGCACAGGCGATGGACGCGCTCTCTTCGATGGCGACGGTCGTCGGCTACAAATCGGTGTTGATGGCAGCCGAGCGCTTGCCGCGCATGTTCCCGATGCTGACGACGGCAGCGGGCACGGTGCCGCCGGCGCGCGTCCTGGTGTTGGGCGCGGGCGTCGCCGGCTTGCAAGCCATCGCGACGGCGCGGCGGCTAGGCGCGGTCGTCGAAGGCTTCGACATTCGCGCCGCGGCGGGCGAAGCGGTGAAGTCATTAGGCGCGAGCTTTCTTGAGCTGGACTTGAGCGGCTTGCAGACCGAAGATGCCGGAGGCTACGCGAAAGAGATTACCGAAGAAGCGATGGAGCGGGCGCGCGCCCTGATTGCCAAAGCGGCGCGCACGGCGGACGTCATCGTCACTTCGGCGCAAGTGCCGGGCCGCCGCGCGCCTTTGCTGGTGACCGACGAAGCGGTGGCCGGGATGAAGCGCGGTTCGGTGATCGTTGATCTGGCGGCTTCGACGGGCGGCAACTGCGCGGCGACTCGCGCCGGCGAAGATGTAATCAAGGACGGCGTCCAGATTCTTGCGCCCTTAAACCTGGCGGCGACCGTCGCCGTGCATGCCAGCCAGTTGTATTCGCGCAACCTGACATCGTTCCTGAGCTTGATGATCAAAGACGGCGCTTTGAACATGGATATGAGCGATGACATCGTTGCCGCGTCCTGTGTCGCGCACGAGGGCCGCGCCGTCAACGCCCGCGTCGCCGCTGCGCTCGCCGGGAAGTAG
- a CDS encoding serine hydrolase domain-containing protein: MTRTSTRISTYLESEIARGAFPGAQYVIGEAGHIVFEAALGHAVVEPERIAATLDTIYDLASLTKPLVTALLAVILDERGLWDLRAPAADYLSELRQCKRRVTLTELLTHTSGLPNWRPLYLETAQPAAVPAYIAGLIDEVSGATMLPVVYSDLNYILLGAALERITGMKLDRLARQEIIEPLALTRTAFNPPPEWKREIAATELGQSFEHANAACDAENRGRADAEKDDAGTGGRGDAEKEEANDQRTIIPASPRPPVPASPIRVPASYLWREGVIWGEVHDGNAHYFGGVAGHAGLFSTAREVFQIASQSLRGSRLVSERGLNWLTENLTPGRLTARSIGWVLAATADCSAGAALPPTAIGHNGFTGTSVWMDAEAQRVFVLLTNRVHPHIGPIDMKGVRQRFNTLAVEALG; encoded by the coding sequence ATGACACGCACATCTACCCGCATCTCTACGTACCTCGAAAGCGAAATCGCGCGCGGCGCTTTTCCCGGCGCGCAATATGTCATCGGCGAAGCCGGCCACATCGTCTTTGAAGCGGCGCTTGGCCATGCGGTCGTCGAGCCTGAGCGCATCGCTGCGACGCTCGATACGATTTACGATCTCGCGTCATTGACCAAGCCGCTGGTCACGGCGCTGCTGGCCGTCATCCTTGACGAACGCGGCCTCTGGGACCTGCGCGCGCCTGCCGCCGATTACCTGAGCGAGCTGCGGCAGTGCAAGCGCCGGGTGACGCTGACCGAGCTGCTGACGCACACATCGGGGCTGCCGAACTGGCGACCGCTCTACCTTGAGACCGCGCAGCCGGCGGCGGTGCCGGCTTATATTGCCGGCCTGATCGATGAGGTCTCGGGCGCCACGATGCTGCCGGTGGTCTACAGCGATTTGAACTACATTCTGCTCGGCGCCGCCCTGGAGCGCATCACCGGCATGAAGCTCGACCGCCTGGCGCGGCAAGAGATCATTGAGCCGCTGGCGCTGACGCGCACGGCTTTCAATCCGCCGCCTGAGTGGAAGCGCGAGATCGCCGCGACCGAGCTTGGTCAGTCATTCGAGCATGCCAACGCCGCTTGCGACGCCGAGAACCGCGGACGCGCAGACGCGGAAAAAGACGACGCGGGGACGGGGGGACGCGGCGACGCGGAGAAAGAAGAAGCCAACGACCAGCGGACGATAATCCCCGCGTCGCCGCGTCCCCCCGTCCCCGCGTCGCCCATTCGCGTCCCCGCGTCTTATCTGTGGCGCGAAGGCGTCATCTGGGGCGAGGTTCATGATGGTAATGCGCATTACTTCGGCGGCGTTGCCGGGCACGCGGGCTTATTCTCGACGGCGCGCGAAGTCTTTCAGATTGCCAGTCAATCGCTGCGCGGCAGCCGTCTGGTGAGCGAGCGCGGCCTCAACTGGCTGACAGAGAATTTGACACCCGGACGCCTGACGGCGCGTTCAATCGGATGGGTGCTGGCGGCGACGGCGGACTGTTCGGCGGGCGCCGCCCTGCCGCCGACCGCTATCGGCCATAATGGATTTACCGGCACGAGCGTCTGGATGGACGCCGAGGCGCAGCGCGTCTTCGTCCTGTTGACCAACCGCGTTCATCCGCACATCGGGCCGATTGATATGAAAGGCGTGCGCCAGCGCTTCAACACGCTCGCCGTTGAAGCGCTGGGCTAG
- a CDS encoding RNA methyltransferase has product MLVEKITSRQNPLVKRFRRVRAGSEHHHIFLEGVRLIEDAVEAGAHFETIAFTSSLETGERGLRLLDELQKIPCRGAHVPPQVMQAIADTESPQGVAAIVSRPFYELAELFAARPTLVVIADGLQDPGNLGTIIRTAESAAADCLVTTRDTVDPFNQKALRASMGSALRLPIVTDVARADIAQLCRSHQVALVGTRTSPARMAVMIEDAARAEKTHAYTDADLTVPLAFILGREATGLDEEVVADADQFVFIPMSPRIESLNVSAAAAILLYEAARQRQFLNMK; this is encoded by the coding sequence ATGCTCGTTGAAAAAATCACCAGCCGACAAAACCCACTGGTCAAACGCTTTCGCCGGGTGCGCGCCGGCAGCGAGCACCATCACATTTTTCTCGAAGGCGTCCGCCTGATCGAAGACGCCGTCGAGGCCGGGGCGCATTTCGAGACCATCGCCTTCACCTCATCGCTTGAGACCGGCGAGCGCGGCTTGCGGCTGCTCGACGAGCTGCAAAAGATTCCCTGCCGCGGCGCACACGTGCCGCCGCAGGTGATGCAGGCCATCGCCGACACCGAATCGCCGCAAGGCGTCGCGGCCATTGTCAGCCGTCCGTTTTACGAGCTTGCCGAATTGTTCGCCGCGCGCCCGACGCTCGTCGTCATCGCCGACGGCCTGCAAGACCCCGGCAATCTCGGCACCATCATTCGCACAGCGGAATCGGCCGCAGCCGACTGCCTGGTGACGACGCGGGACACGGTTGATCCGTTCAATCAGAAAGCCCTGCGCGCTTCGATGGGCTCGGCCCTGCGCCTGCCGATTGTCACCGACGTCGCCCGCGCCGACATCGCGCAGCTCTGCCGCTCGCATCAGGTCGCGCTGGTCGGCACGCGCACGTCGCCGGCGCGCATGGCGGTGATGATCGAAGACGCGGCGCGCGCTGAAAAGACTCACGCCTACACCGACGCCGATCTCACCGTGCCGCTCGCCTTCATCCTTGGCCGCGAAGCCACGGGCCTCGACGAAGAGGTGGTAGCCGACGCCGACCAGTTCGTCTTCATCCCCATGAGCCCGCGCATCGAATCGCTCAATGTTTCGGCGGCGGCGGCCATCCTTCTGTACGAAGCGGCGCGCCAGCGTCAATTCCTCAACATGAAATGA
- a CDS encoding TonB C-terminal domain-containing protein — MLETLNQYIEEQPLRGMRDRVRVWLHNERVFARLLAVSVVLHICFYAGIILLNSWEMRHIKPRRRQVAALEVITEIAPPPSSSRMRTPTVALERAEANRFEFDPQTANDTDLIARSPNPSTQRGSKGARPSASEIEAQIKPARGGGNQGHSPDRSTVPPPPVIAAVPSARAPQPVTPAAGSPTVTPPASPAPRPAPDSAPETPAGTQRGTSSEASAFGTQRISAQYIALVRAKVRRTNEAYMPRDFVNTTLSREVSAEFALVLNRSGRVASLTLVRPSGYKALDDIARQAIFNASPFEGYPQTAGDTIPLTVTVYYNPSR; from the coding sequence GTGCTTGAGACGCTGAACCAGTACATCGAAGAGCAGCCGTTGCGCGGCATGCGCGACCGCGTGCGCGTGTGGCTGCACAACGAGCGCGTCTTTGCGCGGTTGCTGGCGGTGTCTGTCGTCCTACATATCTGCTTCTACGCCGGCATCATTCTCTTGAACTCATGGGAGATGCGCCACATCAAGCCACGACGGCGGCAAGTCGCGGCGCTCGAAGTGATCACGGAAATCGCGCCGCCGCCATCGTCTTCACGAATGCGCACGCCGACCGTGGCGCTTGAGCGCGCCGAGGCCAACCGCTTTGAATTCGATCCGCAGACCGCTAACGACACAGACTTGATCGCCCGCTCGCCCAACCCTTCGACGCAGCGCGGCAGCAAGGGAGCGCGGCCATCGGCCAGCGAGATCGAAGCGCAAATCAAGCCCGCTCGCGGCGGCGGCAATCAAGGTCATTCGCCCGACCGTTCGACAGTTCCGCCGCCGCCGGTGATTGCCGCGGTGCCGAGCGCCCGCGCGCCGCAACCGGTCACCCCTGCCGCCGGCTCGCCTACGGTGACGCCGCCCGCGTCGCCCGCTCCACGGCCCGCGCCCGACAGTGCGCCCGAAACGCCTGCCGGCACGCAGCGCGGCACCAGCAGCGAAGCCAGCGCCTTTGGCACGCAACGCATCAGCGCCCAGTACATTGCCCTGGTGCGCGCCAAAGTCCGCCGCACCAATGAAGCCTACATGCCCCGCGATTTCGTCAATACGACGCTGAGCCGCGAAGTCTCCGCCGAGTTCGCGCTGGTTCTCAATCGCAGCGGGCGCGTCGCGTCGTTGACCCTCGTTCGCCCATCCGGTTACAAGGCCCTTGACGATATCGCCAGACAGGCTATATTTAATGCCAGCCCCTTCGAAGGTTACCCCCAGACCGCAGGTGATACGATCCCGCTCACAGTGACGGTATATTACAACCCTTCGCGGTGA
- a CDS encoding APC family permease has translation MNLTKSSGRVKVVVATTVMLSFISFWRAAAIVLNDLGSSAFYVGGIAEKAVGKSAPWLILGVMLLSAAVSALYIESSTMFTRGGVYRVVKEAMGGTMAKVSVSALLFDFILTGPISGVAAGQYIVGLVAQTLTYFGHPWQPPDAEKNLLAAAMAVLVTAYFWWRNIKGIHESSDDALRIMYITTVMVIIMIGWSVFTLLERGGQSVPLPSRDTLSYAGAPEHALGWIESLRWFVSDGDRFRIAASAPTLIGLLGILVAFGHSVLAMSGQETLAQVNRELEHPKLHNLKLAALVIFIYSLLFTSLVSFFAVAIIPDEVRPQVFDNLISGLAMSFVGPTYLKLIFQAFVVVVGFLMLSGAVNTAIIGSNGVLNRISEDGVLTDWFRAPHKKYGTTYRIVTIIAVLQIITIIGSRGDVFLLGEAYAFGVIWSFSFNAVATLLLRFTRPKGREWKVPVNLRIGKTEIPMGLIIIALMLLSIAMTNLLTKKVATISGIVFTLAFFITFTISERINRRKLDLTLAKLDRFQLQHSEAVSEQSVGVRPGNVLVAVRDFNTLSHLEQALTETNTEEQDIVVMTMRLVSGDTSGEPADETLFDEYEQKLFTRVVALAEKHGKPVDLLIVPATNIYDAVVQTAYQLDSAEIVAGTSARVTMQEQARELGRSWEKLGQAPRRRVLFKIIEPSGDEHVVELGAHAPPLTDEDVALVHKLWLQISNIPSRRRVHHRDVVRVALNRLERDMKGRADVMLDFYKLEHESDDRQRDDNGRRR, from the coding sequence ATGAACCTTACAAAATCATCGGGCCGCGTGAAAGTCGTCGTGGCGACGACGGTGATGCTGTCATTCATTTCGTTCTGGCGGGCAGCAGCCATTGTCTTGAACGATCTCGGCTCGTCGGCTTTCTATGTCGGCGGCATCGCCGAAAAGGCGGTCGGCAAGTCGGCCCCGTGGCTCATCCTCGGCGTCATGCTGTTGAGCGCGGCGGTCTCGGCGCTCTACATCGAATCGTCAACGATGTTCACGCGCGGCGGCGTCTATCGTGTCGTCAAAGAAGCCATGGGCGGGACGATGGCGAAGGTTTCGGTGTCGGCGCTGCTCTTCGACTTCATCCTGACCGGGCCGATATCGGGCGTTGCCGCCGGCCAGTACATCGTCGGATTGGTGGCGCAAACGCTCACCTACTTCGGCCACCCGTGGCAGCCGCCGGACGCCGAGAAGAACCTGCTGGCGGCGGCGATGGCGGTGCTGGTGACGGCCTACTTCTGGTGGCGCAACATCAAGGGCATTCACGAATCGTCGGACGACGCGCTGCGCATCATGTACATCACCACCGTCATGGTCATCATCATGATCGGCTGGAGCGTCTTCACGCTGCTGGAGCGTGGCGGCCAAAGCGTGCCATTGCCGTCGCGCGACACTTTGAGTTATGCCGGCGCGCCCGAGCATGCGCTCGGCTGGATTGAATCCTTGCGCTGGTTCGTCTCGGACGGCGACCGCTTCCGCATCGCCGCGAGCGCGCCGACATTGATTGGATTGCTCGGCATCCTCGTTGCCTTCGGCCATTCGGTGCTGGCCATGAGCGGCCAGGAGACCCTGGCGCAGGTCAACCGCGAGCTGGAACATCCGAAGCTGCATAACCTCAAGCTCGCGGCGCTGGTCATCTTCATCTACTCGCTGCTATTCACTTCGCTGGTCAGCTTCTTTGCGGTGGCGATCATTCCCGACGAGGTGCGCCCGCAGGTTTTCGACAACTTGATTTCCGGCCTGGCCATGAGCTTTGTCGGGCCGACCTATCTGAAGCTGATCTTCCAGGCGTTCGTCGTGGTCGTCGGTTTCTTGATGTTGTCGGGGGCGGTCAACACGGCGATCATCGGTTCGAACGGCGTCTTGAATCGCATCTCGGAAGACGGCGTGCTGACCGACTGGTTCCGCGCCCCGCACAAAAAGTACGGCACCACTTACCGCATCGTCACGATCATCGCCGTGCTGCAAATCATCACCATCATCGGCTCGCGCGGCGACGTTTTCCTGCTCGGCGAGGCGTACGCGTTCGGCGTGATCTGGAGCTTTTCGTTCAACGCCGTAGCGACATTGTTACTGCGCTTCACGCGCCCAAAGGGGCGCGAATGGAAGGTGCCGGTCAATCTAAGAATCGGCAAGACAGAGATACCGATGGGGCTGATCATCATCGCCCTGATGCTGCTGTCGATTGCGATGACCAACCTGCTGACCAAAAAGGTGGCGACGATTTCGGGCATCGTTTTCACGCTGGCTTTTTTTATCACCTTCACGATCTCCGAGCGCATCAACCGCCGCAAGCTCGACCTGACGCTGGCGAAGCTCGACCGCTTCCAGTTGCAGCACAGCGAGGCGGTGAGCGAACAGTCGGTCGGCGTACGGCCCGGCAACGTGCTGGTGGCGGTGCGCGATTTCAACACCCTGTCGCACCTTGAGCAGGCGCTGACCGAAACGAACACCGAAGAGCAAGACATTGTCGTGATGACGATGCGGCTGGTTTCGGGCGACACCAGCGGCGAGCCGGCGGACGAGACCTTGTTTGACGAGTACGAGCAGAAGCTTTTCACGCGCGTCGTGGCGCTCGCGGAAAAACATGGCAAGCCGGTTGACTTGCTGATCGTGCCGGCGACGAACATCTATGACGCGGTGGTGCAGACCGCCTATCAGCTCGACTCGGCAGAGATCGTCGCCGGCACCTCGGCGCGGGTGACGATGCAGGAACAGGCGCGCGAGCTGGGCCGCTCGTGGGAGAAGCTCGGCCAGGCGCCGCGCCGCCGCGTGCTGTTCAAGATCATCGAGCCGAGCGGCGACGAGCACGTCGTCGAGCTGGGCGCGCATGCGCCGCCGCTGACGGACGAAGACGTTGCCCTGGTGCATAAGCTCTGGCTACAGATTTCAAACATCCCGAGCCGACGCCGCGTCCACCACCGCGATGTTGTGCGCGTCGCGCTCAATCGCCTGGAGCGCGATATGAAGGGCCGCGCCGACGTGATGTTAGACTTCTACAAGCTGGAGCATGAGAGCGATGACCGGCAGCGCGACGACAACGGGCGCCGCCGCTAG
- a CDS encoding CBS domain-containing protein: MKNLGSIVKDSDRDLFCISVDDTAYAAARYMAERNIGAVTVVEGERIAGLFSERDLMRRVVAEGRDPQNVRVGEVMTTNLTIASPDESYESAISKMQTARCRHLPVLEGQRFVGLVSLRDLLKVDADEKAEEIRLLNTYINYVPPGKAHGA, from the coding sequence ATGAAAAATCTCGGCTCGATAGTCAAGGACTCGGATCGTGACCTCTTCTGCATATCGGTTGACGACACCGCCTATGCCGCAGCGCGCTACATGGCTGAACGCAACATCGGCGCGGTGACGGTGGTTGAGGGCGAGCGCATCGCCGGCCTGTTTTCGGAGCGCGACCTGATGCGGCGCGTTGTCGCCGAAGGCCGCGACCCGCAAAATGTCCGCGTCGGCGAGGTGATGACCACCAACCTGACCATCGCCAGCCCGGACGAAAGCTACGAATCGGCGATCTCGAAGATGCAGACGGCGCGCTGCCGCCACCTGCCTGTGCTGGAAGGGCAGCGCTTCGTCGGCCTGGTCTCGTTGCGCGATTTGCTCAAGGTGGACGCCGACGAGAAAGCCGAAGAGATTCGCTTGCTCAACACCTACATCAACTATGTGCCGCCCGGCAAGGCACACGGCGCGTAA
- a CDS encoding GatB/YqeY domain-containing protein — protein MAIVEQINRDITAAMKAKEAERLSALRMMKTALTLRETELPGAVDDTEAGRVLNTLLKQRRDAAEQYRAAGRTDLADKEESEARLIQTYLPASASEEEMAEAVDDTIAELGAASMKDMGAVMKGVRPRLEGKTVDGKALSELVKAKLSR, from the coding sequence ATGGCAATCGTAGAACAGATCAACCGCGACATCACCGCCGCCATGAAGGCGAAAGAGGCCGAGCGCCTGAGCGCCCTGCGCATGATGAAAACGGCGCTGACCTTGCGCGAAACCGAGCTGCCGGGCGCCGTGGACGACACCGAAGCCGGGCGCGTGCTGAACACCTTGCTCAAGCAGCGGCGCGACGCGGCAGAGCAGTATCGCGCCGCCGGCCGCACGGATCTGGCCGACAAAGAAGAGAGCGAAGCGCGGCTGATTCAAACCTATCTGCCGGCTTCGGCCAGCGAAGAAGAGATGGCCGAAGCCGTTGACGACACCATCGCCGAGCTTGGCGCGGCTTCGATGAAAGACATGGGCGCGGTGATGAAGGGTGTGCGCCCGCGCCTGGAAGGCAAGACCGTTGACGGCAAAGCCCTGAGCGAGCTGGTCAAGGCGAAGCTCTCTCGGTAA
- the larB gene encoding nickel pincer cofactor biosynthesis protein LarB has protein sequence MNRERIKQLLEETRDGRVSIDEATEQLAHLPYEDLEFARIDHHRALRHGFPEVILGQGKTVEQITRIAERILAYHANLLVSRTTEEVFQAILKLAPEAEFHHEARMVSVLRDRTERGAGVIAVISAGTSDIPVAEEAAVTATAMGNRVARVYDVGVAGIHRLFGARAEFEAARVIIVVAGMEGALPSVVGGLVSVPVIAVPTSIGYGASFNGLAALLGMLNSCASNVTVVNIDNGFGAGYVASLINRKGQESGVRGQESE, from the coding sequence GTGAACCGCGAACGCATCAAGCAACTGCTGGAAGAGACGCGCGACGGGCGCGTGTCCATAGACGAAGCGACCGAGCAACTCGCCCACCTGCCTTACGAAGACCTGGAATTCGCCCGCATCGATCATCACCGCGCCCTGCGGCACGGCTTCCCCGAAGTCATTCTCGGCCAGGGCAAGACCGTCGAGCAGATCACCCGCATCGCCGAGCGCATTCTCGCTTACCACGCCAACCTGCTGGTCTCGCGCACCACGGAAGAGGTCTTTCAGGCCATCCTGAAGCTCGCGCCCGAAGCGGAGTTTCACCACGAGGCGCGCATGGTGTCGGTCTTGCGCGACCGCACAGAGCGCGGCGCGGGCGTGATTGCGGTGATCTCTGCCGGCACCTCGGACATCCCTGTGGCCGAAGAGGCGGCGGTGACGGCGACGGCAATGGGCAATCGCGTGGCGCGCGTCTATGACGTCGGCGTTGCGGGGATTCATCGGCTGTTCGGAGCGCGCGCCGAGTTTGAAGCGGCGCGGGTCATCATCGTTGTCGCCGGTATGGAGGGCGCCTTGCCGTCGGTAGTTGGTGGATTAGTCAGCGTGCCGGTGATCGCTGTGCCGACAAGCATCGGCTATGGCGCGTCTTTTAACGGGCTGGCGGCGCTGCTCGGCATGCTCAACTCATGCGCCTCGAACGTCACGGTCGTCAACATCGATAACGGCTTCGGAGCCGGCTACGTCGCCAGCCTGATTAACCGCAAAGGCCAGGAGTCAGGAGTCAGGGGTCAGGAGTCAGAATAA
- a CDS encoding NAD(P) transhydrogenase subunit alpha produces the protein MSPEMFIGALYVFALAAFLGYQVISRVPPLLHTPLMSATNAISAISVVGALVTAGSGYNRTSTILGFLAVVAAMTNVVGGFMITDRMLRMFRKKPADTDTAEKETKRRG, from the coding sequence ATGAGCCCCGAGATGTTCATTGGCGCGCTCTACGTCTTCGCGCTGGCGGCGTTTCTCGGCTATCAAGTCATCTCGCGCGTGCCGCCGCTGCTGCATACGCCGCTGATGTCTGCGACCAACGCCATCTCGGCCATCTCGGTGGTTGGCGCGCTGGTCACTGCCGGCAGCGGTTATAACCGGACGAGCACGATCCTCGGCTTTCTCGCCGTCGTTGCCGCGATGACCAACGTCGTCGGCGGCTTTATGATCACCGACCGCATGCTGCGCATGTTCCGTAAGAAGCCCGCCGATACAGACACCGCCGAAAAGGAGACGAAGCGACGCGGATGA